The following proteins come from a genomic window of Candidatus Zixiibacteriota bacterium:
- a CDS encoding GatB/YqeY domain-containing protein has translation MPILEQIDQDLIKALKAGEKLKATVLRGLKSDIKYAQIEKKTALSDTDVIDVLSSAAKKRRESIEQYQAAGRQDLVTKETSELDVIQGYLPVQLSEAEVRQIISDAVAETGADSPAKMGLVMKAVMPKVKGRADGKLVNRLVQEILAK, from the coding sequence ATGCCTATTCTTGAGCAGATAGACCAGGACTTGATCAAGGCCCTGAAGGCCGGTGAAAAGCTGAAAGCTACCGTCCTTCGGGGCCTTAAGTCTGATATCAAATACGCCCAGATCGAAAAGAAAACGGCGTTGTCCGATACCGACGTTATCGACGTCCTCTCCTCCGCCGCCAAGAAACGCCGAGAATCCATCGAACAGTATCAGGCCGCCGGCCGCCAGGACCTGGTGACCAAAGAGACGTCCGAACTCGACGTTATTCAGGGCTACCTGCCCGTCCAGCTGTCTGAAGCTGAAGTCCGTCAGATCATCAGCGATGCGGTGGCCGAAACCGGCGCCGATTCTCCTGCCAAAATGGGACTGGTAATGAAAGCCGTCATGCCCAAAGTCAAGGGCCGGGCCGACGGCAAACTGGTCAACCGCCTGGTGCAGGAAATTCTTGCCAAATAA